The Streptomyces sp. RKAG293 genome includes a region encoding these proteins:
- a CDS encoding NADH-quinone oxidoreductase subunit I, producing the protein MMPIPGHGLAKGLAVTLKAMTRRSVTAQYPDVQPDLPPRSRGVIALFEENCTVCMLCARECPDWCIYIDSHKETTPATAPGGRERSRNVLDRFAIDFSLCMYCGICIEVCPFDALFWTPEFEYAETDILELTHERDKLRDWMWTVPAPPALDPGAEEPKEIAAARKAADKLIAAQQAQQAEQAGQAEQAQSAEQAGQAEQAPPESSA; encoded by the coding sequence CTGATGCCCATTCCCGGCCACGGCCTGGCCAAGGGCCTTGCCGTCACCCTCAAGGCGATGACGCGCCGTTCCGTCACCGCGCAGTACCCCGACGTGCAGCCCGACCTGCCGCCGCGCAGCCGCGGCGTCATCGCACTGTTCGAGGAGAACTGCACGGTCTGCATGCTGTGCGCGCGCGAATGCCCCGACTGGTGCATCTACATCGACTCCCACAAGGAGACGACGCCCGCCACCGCGCCCGGCGGGCGGGAGCGCAGCCGCAATGTGCTCGACCGCTTCGCCATCGACTTCTCGCTCTGCATGTACTGCGGGATCTGCATCGAGGTGTGCCCCTTCGACGCGCTGTTCTGGACGCCGGAGTTCGAGTACGCCGAGACGGACATCCTCGAACTGACCCATGAGCGCGACAAGCTCCGCGACTGGATGTGGACGGTGCCGGCCCCGCCGGCACTCGACCCCGGTGCCGAGGAGCCCAAGGAGATCGCCGCCGCCCGCAAGGCGGCGGACAAGCTCATCGCCGCGCAGCAGGCGCAGCAAGCGGAACAGGCGGGACAGGCCGAGCAGGCCCAGTCGGCCGAACAGGCGGGACAGGCCGAGCAGGCACCACCGGAGAGCAGCGCATGA
- a CDS encoding NADH-quinone oxidoreductase subunit J: protein MSLAAAAAAPSGFLSPTGVEIAFVLVGIATLGAALISVTTKQLVHAALWLVVALGGLAVEYLLLTAEFIAWVQVLIYVGSVVVLILFGLMLTRAPIGRSPDADSDNRWVAVTVAAASAITLVWVVVDAFRTTWIDLDGPVQGSTKVTGQTLFQHWVLPFEALSVLLLAALVGAIVLSRKNQDQDKES, encoded by the coding sequence ATGAGCCTCGCAGCCGCCGCCGCGGCCCCTTCCGGATTCCTCTCCCCGACCGGGGTCGAGATCGCCTTCGTCCTCGTCGGTATCGCGACCCTCGGCGCCGCGCTGATCTCCGTCACCACCAAGCAGCTGGTGCACGCCGCGCTGTGGCTGGTGGTCGCGCTCGGCGGGCTCGCCGTCGAGTACCTGCTGCTGACGGCGGAGTTCATCGCCTGGGTGCAGGTGCTGATCTACGTCGGTTCCGTCGTGGTCCTGATCCTGTTCGGGCTGATGCTCACCCGCGCGCCCATCGGCCGCTCCCCGGACGCGGACTCCGACAACCGCTGGGTCGCGGTCACCGTGGCGGCCGCCTCCGCGATCACCCTGGTCTGGGTGGTCGTCGACGCGTTCCGCACCACGTGGATCGATCTGGACGGTCCGGTCCAGGGCTCCACCAAGGTCACCGGGCAGACCCTCTTCCAGCACTGGGTGCTGCCGTTCGAGGCGCTGTCGGTGCTGCTGCTCGCCGCCCTCGTCGGCGCCATCGTGCTGTCCCGCAAGAACCAGGACCAGGACAAGGAGAGCTGA
- the nuoK gene encoding NADH-quinone oxidoreductase subunit NuoK, with amino-acid sequence MHLAYPAVLAVLLFSIGLYGVLGRRNAILVLMSVELMLNAVNLNLVAFDVWLRDTLHAGQALTLFTITIAAAEIGIGLAIVLLVYRNRGSSDVDKLTDLAENGLAGTGPAGAGSTPDAAADEKAEATA; translated from the coding sequence ATGCACCTCGCCTATCCCGCCGTGCTCGCGGTCCTCCTCTTCTCCATCGGGCTCTACGGCGTCCTCGGCCGCCGCAACGCGATCCTCGTCCTGATGTCCGTCGAGCTGATGCTGAACGCGGTCAACCTCAACCTCGTCGCGTTCGACGTCTGGCTGCGCGACACCCTGCACGCCGGCCAGGCGCTGACGCTCTTCACGATCACCATCGCCGCCGCCGAGATCGGCATCGGCCTGGCGATCGTGCTGCTCGTCTACCGCAACCGCGGCAGCTCCGACGTCGACAAGCTCACCGACCTCGCCGAGAACGGCCTCGCCGGAACCGGTCCGGCCGGCGCGGGCAGCACGCCGGACGCGGCGGCAGACGAGAAGGCAGAGGCCACCGCGTGA